The DNA window gcgatgcaggctgtgcgccgtttctggcaggctgtgcgtcgattttcgttACACAAGgagttcttgcagagatgaagtcttttaggttctgagacttcagggaacaggagtcaaggcctatccaagcccttggagagcacttctcagcacagccagagagcagcaaaacagcagggcaacaggatggcatcagtccttcacagaaagcagtcaggtgagtcctttgggcagccaggcagttcttcttggcaggttgaaggttctggttcaggttctcttgtccaggaagcgtctgagttggtaggggcagaggcccagtttcaatacccaaatgtgcctttgaagtggggagacttcaaagagtggcttagaagtgcacaaagttccctttcagttcaatcctgtctcccagggtcccagtagggggtgtgacagtcctttgtgtgagggcaggctactatccttcaacatgtaagtgtcagggtttccatcctcccagctcaggaagacccattcaaaatacaaatGTCTGCAAGTGAGACtgcgcatcctgtgtttggggtttgtctgagtgaatgcacaaggggcgaatttaggagttttacactatcaggacatgtaaactacacaggtacatgtcctgccttttgtctacatagcaccctgtcccatgggttacctagggcttaccttaggggtgacttatatgtagataaagggtatttgtaggcttggcaagtacttttaaatgccaacttgaattggcagtgaaactgcacacacaggccttgcagtggaagGCATGGGACAtagttaagggctacttaagtgggcggcacaatcagagctacagggcccactagtagcatttaatctacaggccctgggaacatatagtgcactttactagggacttacatgtaaattaaataatccaattgggtatgatccaatgtcatcatgtttaaagggaaagagcatatgcactttagcactgctaagcaggggtaaagtacgcagagtctaaaaaccagcaaaaacagtatgcaaaaagtggaggggggcaggcaaaaagttaggggtgaccaccctaaggctgtcaggtctaacatgcatcATTCCTAGTTTCCTGATTCCAGGATGGGAAACAAAATGTTTTACCTTCACAAATGTGTGTCAGTTTGAAAAGTAATGCAGCTTTTGTCACCAATAGAACCAGTTCCTCATGTTATCCCTCCATctaacctacaaaacccagaatctgcaggcaaaaaatgccaTTGGAGAAACACCACAAGGTGTGATAATGGTATGTCCCCTGCACTGTTTTTCCCCTTGGTGATTCTGACCAGCTCGGAATGTCTTTTTCACTTGAGATAATGCATTAGTTTCCTGTGCTCAACACAAAGTGACCTTACAAAGCTGTGACTACTCACAACCTACTCACCCAGCATCTCCCATCCAGGTGAGTCCGTCTCGCTCTCGGCAGCTGTTGGTCTGCAGTTCTTTCCTTTAGCCCATATTCTGGCAATATTTCCTTTTTaataattttgtgtggttattttctGAATATATACATCACTAAAAAACGATAAAAACATAACTTCTCAAAGCAGTTGTAGAAAAAAATGATTAATAAAACTCTTTTGCATAGTCTACAGGCTAGAAAAGTACATGATTTTAATTTTAGCAGTGTATGCATGGATGTAAAGAATATATTTACTCATATAAACATATGGCTATATTATACGTTTGTATCGTATATCACTTGATCAATATGAAACCTTGATCATTCTGTTCTTTCTGTTTCCCATAGAAACCCAGTGAAACACGCCCCATCGTTTACAATAACCAAGGACATCGGTTTGTTACTTATAAAAGCCTGAGCACCGAGGACATTTCAAACGTTGATAGAAGAAATTTTCgctcaaaattcaaaaatcaaagtGGAAAATCTGGAATTCAAGTAATGTCAAGTCCAGTTGTGCAAAGCAATCTCAAGTATGCAACCAGATTAATTGACAATAAGCAGAAAAGAGTATGTGCCTCAGCAATAGTAAAAAAAGAAACGAAAAGACTTTGGTCAGCAAAACTCAAAATCAACGTACATATATTAGCTGCTGATGGCACGAGTGAAGTTGTACGGTTTTCAAGGGAAAGCAGTGAACCCACACCCAAGAGTTCtaattattcttttgaaaatgcaaTACCTTTCAATAATGGTTCTTCAAAAGCCATCAGGATGTTAAGGCCAAAGGAGGAATTTTCAGGTGTTGGTCTTGTTATAAATGGAATAAATCCCGACGCTGAAATCCGCCCTATTGTTGTGTCAGGTAGAATGAGGTCGCCTATGAATTCTAGTCCCCATTTTTCTGGTGGTAGGCCAACAACATTCTCCCATTTTCACAAAATATCGGATGAGGACCAAACTGTTAAGTGGAATTATATTTCAATAGCCAAACAAATAAAAACCTCTGAAAGTGTCATGCCTCTTTTCCTGCGAAAAGACGTTCCTCCTAACAAAGGCGCAGACTTAGCAAATACGCTGTCAGATCTCAAAGAGAGAGCAAAACCTTTTCCACAAAGTCTAGAACACATAAACTTGACCGGGGTTCCTGCCGTGTCAGTACCCATAAACCTTAACACCCAGCAGCAGACTGCATTTGGATCGACTCCCAGTGCAGACTATTCAGAAGAAATGAACTCAGTTGAGAAACTAACTGGAAACTCACaaatagaaaatgcacaggttcttGTAGAAGCTGAAATAGAGCAAACATGTCAAGACCCTTTACAAATATGTGGCTTTGGCAAATCATCAAGCGAGCGCCCCTTGAAGACTAACCCTGTGACAGAACCACAAATCAGTCACACAGATGACGTGCCAGACCGTCATTTCGATCAAGGACAAGAAGAAATACCCTTGTTAACTCCTGAATCTAAGCCAAGGCCCAGTAGTGGTTTTCCAGTCATAAACATCCCAACAGCACAAAATGAAGACTTTGAGGAATTTGAAACCGCAAGAACAAAGTGACATTTGAAAAGGTGTCCACATAAACTGGACACATTTCCAGTTGTGTCCAACAAATAATTGACAATTCAAAGCATAGCATAACTGTAGTATACAAAAATCAATTTAAGAAGTTGCCAAAGTAAGTGATAGGGGACCAAGCAACTACACTGATATTACAAAACAATACTATGATATGGATCAGTGCCATCCAGTCAAGTGCCTAATGTGAGCCTCTCACAGTCGATTGTTGGTGGTGCAAGCAACTTGCCAAGTGGCAAGCAACTTGGCCGTAGATCTCTTTAGTCACAAGGCACCACCATCCTTTACCTCAATTACAGGAAGCACTGAAAGACCTGATCACCTTCCACTTTGACAAACCAAACGGGCTAAACTCTAAATGTCTCCTGTTGTTAATGCTTTCGTTTCACCATCCGCCGCAGTAGCTCATCCCTTTGCAAATCACTTGGAAGATGCCTAGAGGCAGTATCAGCACTTTTTAGAACAATAAGTAAAATAGTATGAAGAATATATTATAGTGCCAAACAGTTGATAATGTGAACAAAGATTATGAAAGGGTTGTAGCAATATGATTTGTCTACATAATAAATATGCTACATATTTAGATTTTGGGGAACATTATAACAGTGACGGTAAGTGCCACCTTCCGCCGCGGTGATGGCTGctaaaagaccgtcaccgtggctaacATCTGTcagccaaaatatgaccacagacggatttctgccacaagaaggacggaaatccgtctgtggccatactggtggacggtgttaaggtggtgtTGCTACcaacagcagtgccacgccagtagactgctgccagccgtattatgtcaaataatacggcctggcagtgttttgctggtgggcactgctggcggtagcagcaccccatcccctgcccgaaaaccccctggatgcaggtaagtcgggtgttgtgtgtgtgtgtgtgggggggggtgtgcatgaatgtgtgagtgtgtgcgtgaatggaaatgtgtgtgtagtgttgtttgtgtgggtgttcatgtgtgagaatgcgtgtatgaatggaaatgtgaatgcgtgtcagtatgaatgtgtgtatggatgcgtgcatgaatgaatggatgcatgcatgtatgaatgcgtgaatGCGTGGTGTAtgcctgcgagtgtgcatgtatgagggggtGTTTGGAAGGggaggagcgtggatggagggggtagAGGGTGATGGGCATCTGGGAagtttaaggggggtgggggaatgggcctcctaccagtgacagagaaggaatcccctgtcactggtagggcctaccgccatggttttcgtggcgttacgagcgccacgaaaaccatggcggtacgcaGGGTTAAAATGCTTCCGGTGGtacagtagcggccgccgggttggagattgttatctccagcctggcagctgctaccaccatggcagtcggtgtggtatattggcgggttggcttcagcggtatgtaccaccagcctgttggcggtactaccgccacatttacaccgactgccggggtcataatgaccccctttgtctcattgCTTATTCCAtgaagtttgtttttttaagtaaaaaaacaatTGCCATTAGTTTCAAGCTTCAACTATTCCATGTGGCATGGAAGGCAATTTAAAGGTAAAGGGCCAGTGAGCTTGTTCTGTAGAATACATAAACTTGCCACCCTGCATTTCCAGTGCATCACTTACACACCTGCCTTTCTAGCACCTTATTTAACTCTGAGCTCAGAAAACGTTGGACATTAGGAAggtggaaaaaaaggaactgaccgTCTTCTTCCAAAGCCCAAGAACCTCTCACTTTTTGAATTAACCACTGAAGTGAATGGAACTGACATTGGTTATCTCgaaaattaaaattattattttttaaagctgtCATAAATGAAGAACTAATAACCTGTTTATGATTGAGGCAGAGGTGAGTTGCTTCATGAAATTCCGCTTTGCCTTATTCTGAGTAGTTAGATTTTTCCACACCCAGTTTTTCCAGGTATGGGAGAACCTGACTCAATTTTTTTTCCAGTCGCTAAAACAGGCTATTAAGATCGCATGAAAATTtggctgcagctgccattaagtctCCTTTATTTTTCTGGGAGTGGATGCGTTCAATGCTCCCGATTGATAGAAAATAGTTTCCTTTTCCATCCTCTAGtctccccacaccacacccacaagcctCTGCACCTGCTTAGAGCGGTGGTGACTCCTTGCGGTAACCCCTACTCTGTAAAACTCTATGGAACGGCAAATTCTATGTGGCTGGAAAATCGGTCACATACAGTAATTTCTCATTCCAAGGGGTTTTATTCATAAGTGCACGGTACTAGAATTACCACACAGTAATGGTAAAATTGCACTGTGCAACTTGAAATCGGGGTCAAAGTGCAGCTCACTATTAACAAAAATACAGCAGTGCTGTAATAAAATACGTGAAGGATGCCATCTTTCCAAATAGGTTATAAAATAGACCATCATTGATAGTCAGTCCTACAGATACTACAGTAAGATTAAAGGGACAAAAAGGAATAAGAGAAATGCTAGAAACATTTCAGATAGGATATAAGGATATACAGTCTTGACGGCAACAAGTGGAATAGTGTGGTCATGGGTGACCTGTTCAGTTCGTAACCAATAACTAAATGGCATCACAACTTAAGTCCTTAATGGTATTACCAATCCATATAATGTGCCCCAATCTTCCTCATTCAGAATCACAAGCCTAGAAAAGTTCAGATGTTGCCAAGTCTAGTTTTTTCCATTGAGACATTTGGCCAGTA is part of the Pleurodeles waltl isolate 20211129_DDA chromosome 4_2, aPleWal1.hap1.20221129, whole genome shotgun sequence genome and encodes:
- the C4_2H1orf141 gene encoding uncharacterized protein C1orf141 homolog, translating into MTQRLLAEFAVFDKYSQSILTKHSQERYLGRIRKRNNLSTPLTFDFEVDDDLSTASRTHISNPRSALDMTHDEQNILDEESRSQCGSPTTPVASARDILSYKPVIRPFSAPQLLKREDSDQKENVATDIRRINRKPKSAVCRAQSARRPNWKSKVDDIPTLDVLCQREIRLPTGSSLEYTDFSHWRSGTSESRSDDVGLTGEKKDMHKIYGQVGKLIANHVQKENASHKNKNGILKPCDNPTRKAILLQDDIDEHEEKGSLKRNVELTESVSGDKENEKEIVPLTIEDEMKKPNVRIFSIGLQGAKTTDTKPSETRPIVYNNQGHRFVTYKSLSTEDISNVDRRNFRSKFKNQSGKSGIQVMSSPVVQSNLKYATRLIDNKQKRVCASAIVKKETKRLWSAKLKINVHILAADGTSEVVRFSRESSEPTPKSSNYSFENAIPFNNGSSKAIRMLRPKEEFSGVGLVINGINPDAEIRPIVVSGRMRSPMNSSPHFSGGRPTTFSHFHKISDEDQTVKWNYISIAKQIKTSESVMPLFLRKDVPPNKGADLANTLSDLKERAKPFPQSLEHINLTGVPAVSVPINLNTQQQTAFGSTPSADYSEEMNSVEKLTGNSQIENAQVLVEAEIEQTCQDPLQICGFGKSSSERPLKTNPVTEPQISHTDDVPDRHFDQGQEEIPLLTPESKPRPSSGFPVINIPTAQNEDFEEFETARTK